The following proteins come from a genomic window of Ferrovibrio sp. MS7:
- a CDS encoding class I SAM-dependent methyltransferase — protein MGEQSEEAKLPEGWHNYYTEKRITHQWLQVHLMRDLAVRHVVEIGPHLGVVSALLATAGYRVTTVDIEARGAGIGVERHITADIRQVGAGDLPADADVLLCCETLEHIPWADTGAVLNNLAATKIPWLVLSVPYEGTQIGLQFYWNRYTARRRSFFRKLRGLKPFPATDPHDWHTHKWEIGYKGYSVEALEAHLCAHGWQPERRDFTDGCRSIFLVCRNSTI, from the coding sequence TTGGGCGAGCAGAGCGAGGAAGCCAAGCTCCCGGAGGGCTGGCACAACTACTACACCGAGAAGCGCATCACGCATCAGTGGCTGCAGGTGCATCTGATGCGCGACTTGGCCGTCCGCCATGTGGTCGAGATCGGGCCGCATCTCGGCGTCGTAAGCGCCCTACTCGCCACCGCCGGCTATCGCGTCACCACCGTGGATATCGAGGCGCGCGGTGCCGGCATCGGGGTTGAGCGCCACATCACCGCCGATATTCGCCAGGTCGGCGCCGGCGACCTGCCAGCCGATGCCGATGTCCTGCTCTGCTGCGAAACCCTGGAGCATATTCCCTGGGCCGATACCGGCGCGGTGCTGAACAATCTCGCGGCGACGAAGATTCCGTGGCTGGTGCTCTCCGTGCCCTATGAAGGCACCCAGATCGGCCTGCAATTCTACTGGAACCGCTACACCGCGCGGCGGCGCAGCTTCTTCCGCAAGCTGCGCGGCCTGAAGCCCTTCCCGGCAACCGATCCGCATGACTGGCATACCCATAAATGGGAGATCGGCTACAAGGGCTACAGCGTCGAGGCGCTGGAGGCGCATCTCTGCGCCCATGGCTGGCAGCCGGAACGGCGCGACTTCACCGATGGCTGCCGCTCGATCTTCCTGGTGTGTAGGAACAGTACCATCTAA